A window of Sphingobacterium kitahiroshimense genomic DNA:
GAAGAGAATTTCTGTGAAATTTCCATATGTATCAGCTCATCCCGATAAAATGATAGAGTATGCCCTTCAATTTGGACCATCTGATCATGGAGACTTATCAAAAAACTTCTACAGGCACCTGTCACAGGATCATAGGTTTGATAATGCTGAAATTGCTTTAGATCAAAATCAGCTCCAAGCTCACGATTTATACGCGACAAGAGATTGAGATTAAAAGCAGCAGTAATACCCGCTTTATCATTATAGGCTTCTAATATTGTATGTGGATTTTTCTTCAGGTCAAATCCAATTAAGATAATATCACCTTTAGCAAGCTTTCTATTTAGTTGTTTACAAAATTCATGCGCTTCTGCTAACTCCATATTACCAATATTACTGCCCAGAAAAAGAACAACCTTCTTACGTTTCGAAAGGCGTTGCGCCTCCTCAAGCATATCAAAGTATTCACCTTGTAGACAGGTAATTTTCAGTAAAGGCATTGCTCCTTTTAGCTTATTATCTAAAACCGTTAAGATATTTTTGGAAATATCGATCGGCATATAAGAAAAGTCGGCATTACTATCTATCAGATATTGCAACAGGTAGGATGACTTCGTGGCATCACCGGCACCAAGTTCAATCAGATCAAAAGGTTCTCCATGTGTTGAAATCGCTGCGGCGAGTTCGGCAGTCTTGCTACGGAATACATCCATTTCACATCTCGTCAGATAATATTCTGGCATATCCATGATACGCTGAAACAGCTTATCGCCAAAAGAATCATAAAAATATTTTGATGGAAGCCGTTTAGGATTACCCGTTAAGCCCGCGATAATTTCCGCCTGAAACTTTTCTTCGGCGCCTTTACCAGTAACATGATATTTATTTTGTATTGCACTAGATAACTCCATTTTCAAAAATTTTTAAATATTTAGACCAGTACAACTATTTTACCGCCACCTGCGTTACTTTCCATAAAAACATGCGCATCCACAATTTCTTCAAATTGAAAAACTCGTTTAATAACAGGAGCAATCAAACCCTTTTCAATATCATCAACAAACGTCTGAAAATGTTGACCGTCTACGCGAAACTGCCCACTGTCATAAATAGTTAAGTTTACCGTTGCTGGAATAAATTCCATTGGAGCAAAATCGGGTATAGACCATTCTTCAGAAAGCATCCCTGTCATACACACGGTTCCTCCTAGTTTAACGCATTGTAAAGAATCTTTTAAAGTCCCAGCACCAACGAGTTCCAGCTCCTTGTCAATTTCAGGTAGACCTTTAACTTTCATGGCTAAGTTCCCGTCATCGATCAGGACCAGGTCGGCACCATGATCCAAAAGAAATTTCTCTTTATCAGAGCTTCGTGTGGTAGATACCACATGCAGTCCATATGCCTTGGCAAGCTGAGCAGCAAGAAGCCCTACAGAGGAGGTTCCCCCACGGATTAAAAGCGTTTCTCCGCTTTGTATTTTAAGCGCAGCGTGTAAAGAACCATAAGCGGTCTGAAACATTTCTGGAAGTGCCCCAAGTAATTCCCATGGAAGCTTACTTTCAAATGGAGTAATAATGGACAACGGCAAAACTGCATATGTAGCATAGCTGCCATCAAAATCACGTCCCATACCCCCCATAAATGCCGCCACCTGTTGCCCCCTCCTTAATTGGCCGGAAGGATCATGTTCAACCTCTCCTACACATTCAATTCCTAACACACGTGGTAATAAAACATCGGGAGAGAGTCCTTTCCGCGTCATCAATTCAGAGCGGTTCAATCCAAAAGCCTTCACCTTTATTAAAACATGACCAGGATTTACCCCAGGTAAGGGTTGATCCACCTGTTTTAAATTTTCGGCAGCACCGGTCTGATATAAAACAATTGCCTTCATCCTACTCGAACTATATGATGTGACTTGTACTGTTATTGAAAATATAACGGTATATTTTCCAGCTACCTTCTTCTTTTCGCAACACAAATAAATCACGGGTCTGTTTCATCACAGCATCATTCGTAGCGCTTTCTTTCTTACTGGTTTTTGCTGTCGCCGATACAAATGCAAAATTTTCT
This region includes:
- the egtD gene encoding L-histidine N(alpha)-methyltransferase — encoded protein: MELSSAIQNKYHVTGKGAEEKFQAEIIAGLTGNPKRLPSKYFYDSFGDKLFQRIMDMPEYYLTRCEMDVFRSKTAELAAAISTHGEPFDLIELGAGDATKSSYLLQYLIDSNADFSYMPIDISKNILTVLDNKLKGAMPLLKITCLQGEYFDMLEEAQRLSKRKKVVLFLGSNIGNMELAEAHEFCKQLNRKLAKGDIILIGFDLKKNPHTILEAYNDKAGITAAFNLNLLSRINRELGADFDLKQFQHYQTYDPVTGACRSFLISLHDQMVQIEGHTLSFYRDELIHMEISQKFSSSEIKQLAHDTGFKSMREITDDNHWFLDAVWQVI
- a CDS encoding zinc-binding alcohol dehydrogenase family protein; its protein translation is MKAIVLYQTGAAENLKQVDQPLPGVNPGHVLIKVKAFGLNRSELMTRKGLSPDVLLPRVLGIECVGEVEHDPSGQLRRGQQVAAFMGGMGRDFDGSYATYAVLPLSIITPFESKLPWELLGALPEMFQTAYGSLHAALKIQSGETLLIRGGTSSVGLLAAQLAKAYGLHVVSTTRSSDKEKFLLDHGADLVLIDDGNLAMKVKGLPEIDKELELVGAGTLKDSLQCVKLGGTVCMTGMLSEEWSIPDFAPMEFIPATVNLTIYDSGQFRVDGQHFQTFVDDIEKGLIAPVIKRVFQFEEIVDAHVFMESNAGGGKIVVLV